A single window of Cytobacillus dafuensis DNA harbors:
- a CDS encoding adenine phosphoribosyltransferase yields MDLKQYITIVQDWPKPGIKFKDITTLMDNGDAYRYATDKIVEYAREKQIDLVVGPEARGFIIGCPVAYSLGVGFAPVRKEGKLPRETVKVDYGLEYGKDVLTIHKDAIKPGQRVLITDDLLATGGTIEATIKLVEQLGGIVAGIAFLIELSYLNGRDKLEKYDILTLMNY; encoded by the coding sequence ATGGACTTAAAACAATATATTACAATCGTCCAAGACTGGCCAAAGCCAGGTATTAAATTTAAGGATATTACCACTTTAATGGATAATGGTGATGCATATAGATATGCCACTGACAAAATTGTAGAGTATGCCCGTGAGAAGCAAATTGATTTAGTTGTTGGTCCAGAGGCACGTGGCTTTATCATCGGTTGTCCAGTTGCATATTCTCTAGGAGTTGGTTTTGCACCTGTAAGGAAGGAAGGAAAGCTTCCTCGTGAAACGGTTAAAGTAGATTATGGATTAGAATATGGCAAAGATGTCCTAACGATACATAAGGATGCCATCAAGCCAGGACAAAGAGTATTAATTACTGATGATTTGCTTGCTACTGGAGGAACGATTGAGGCAACGATTAAGTTAGTTGAACAGCTAGGCGGCATTGTTGCAGGGATTGCCTTCCTAATCGAATTATCATATTTAAATGGTCGTGATAAGCTTGAAAAATATGATATTCTGACATTGATGAATTATTAA